From Clostridium sp. SY8519:
TGCCCATTGATTATTTCATGAAACGGGACGGACTGATTTCCTTTGAACTGGATGAATATATCGACGATGTCCGGGAAGTCATGTCCAAAGAAAGGCACAGAGATTTTCCGATTCTGGATGAAAACAGCAGATACTGCGGCATGATTTCCAGAAGAAATCTTCTGAATATGCAGAAAAAGCAGCTGATTCTGGTGGACCACAATGAAAAGACACAGGCAGTCGACGGGATTGATGAAGCGGATATCCTGGAAATAATCGATCATCACCGAATCGGCAGCCTGGAAACCCTGTCACCGGTATTTTTCCGCAATCAGCCCCTGGGCTGCTCCGCAACGATTGTATACAAGATGTATCGGGAAAGTCAGGTGGAAATACCGAAAACCATCGCAGCCCTGCTCTGTTCCGCGATCATATCCGATACCCTGATGTACCGCTCGCCCACCTGTACGCCGGAAGATCAGAAAGCAGCGGAAGATCTGGCACAGATTGCAGGTCTGGATATTGAATCCCATGCCATGGCCATGTTTCAGGCAGGCAGCGATTTCCGCAGCAAATCGGAAGAAGAGATTTTTTATCAGGACTTTAAAAAATTCGAACTGGGCGACACGGATTTCGGCGTAGGCCAGTTAAGCGCCATGACCCAGAAAGAGCTGGACGAAGTAAAACAGCGCCTGCTGCCTTATCTGAACCAGGCAATGGCAGACCGGAAGATCTCCATGGTGTTTGTGATGCTTACCAATATTATGGAAGAGCGCACGGACGTCATATGCGCGGGAGAAGGCGCGGATGCGGTCGTAACGGAAGCGTACCATGTGGAGAAAGAAGAGGACCGCTTCCGGCTGGACGGAGTGGTATCCCGCAAGAAACAGCTGATCCCGGCATTTATGGAAGTGCTGCAGGGGCAGTAAGCGATGAGCAGACAATACTGGAAACCGGGAAACATGCTGTACCCCCTTCCTGCTGTAATGGTAAGCTGTAAAGACCGGGAAAACAGGCCGAATATCATTACAGTCGCTTGGACAGGCACGGTATGCACCGATCCGCCTATGGTATATATTTCTCTGCGGAAGTCCAGGTATTCCTATGAACTGATTAAGGACAGCGGAGAGTTTGTGATCAATCTGGTCACTTATGACCTGGCCAGGGCCGCGGATTACTGCGGCGTCAGAAGCGGACGGGATGTGGATAAATTCGAGCAGATGCATCTGCATCTGTCACCGTCAAAGACAATTGACACCTGCGGAATCGCGGAAAGCCCGGTCTGCATTGAATGCCGGGTCAGACAGATTCTGCCCCTGGGAACCCACGATATGTTCCTGGCAGAGGTGACTGCTGTGGGAATCAACGAGGAATATCTGGACGAAACAGGCAGGTTCCAGCTGAATGACGCCGGGCTGATTGCGTATTCCCACGGGGAGTATTACCGACTGGGCGAGTACATTGGAAAATTCGGCTACAGTGTGGCCAAAAGACCATCAAAACATACCGGAAGAAAAAAATCCGCGCAGGCAGCGCGGAAGAAAAACGCGAAATCCGGCATAAGACCGGCAAGGAAAAAAAGAAACTGAAGAAAAAAACGGATCCTCTGCTATTTCAGCAGAAGATCCATCAAGCCGGTATAGGCGTCAATATACCCGGAAGACCAGTTGCGGCTGATGGCCGCAGCCTGTTCTTTGGTGCTTACCTCCAGGGTAAGATCCAGAATCGAACGGCTGCCGCTTCGGATTCTGCAGCGCACTTCGTAGCGTCCGCCTTCCACCGAGTAGTAATCCGCGGAGGCCTCTGCCTCCCGATGAATCTCAGAATCATTCGCGCTGAGAAATTCATGGACATCATGTTTGATGGAATCGGATATTTTGTCCTGAAAGAGTTCCAGGGTATAGCGGCCTTCTTCCGTAATCTGGTAGAAGGTGTTGCTGTAAGTGGGTTCTGAGGAAATCAGATCCGCGGCTTCGAGATCGGAAAAAGACTTCTGTATGATAAAATAGTTGGTATATTCCTGATCCAGCATAAATCCTGTGATCTGCGTGTTGCTCAGGGGAAGTTTTGTGTTTGCCAGCATATATAAGATAATGAGGCGGTATAAGGTTTTTAAATCTGCCATGGTACGATTTTCCTGCTGCGTTTTTGGACTGTAGTTTATTCTATTTTATCATGATTCCATGCCCAGCACAACGGAACGAAGGGGCAGAAACGCTTTCCCGGGATTATGGAATTGTTTTGTTACAGGAAAAGTAGTATAATGGCCATAGACAGAAAGCAGCAGATCGCAGGGTTCCTCCAGCAGATCCTGCTGTTTATCCGATTGTTCGATTGATGATTCGCATCATATTTCACAGACAGAATTATTTATTCAGACCATTAGCTTTAGATTTATCAGAGGAAAGAACAGACAGGGAGCACGCGGGAATTCTGCAGCGTGATTCTGTCTGTATGTTTCATTATAATATTCGGATTCCGGCGGGGATTTTACCCTGCTGTATTCTATAGAACAAACCCTGAAAAAGGAGACTTCATGAGAGAAAAATACGAAAGTCTTTCTCTTGCAGCACTGCGCGATCTGGCAAAATCCAGAGGAATGAAAAAGATATCCGCGCTTCGGAAGGCAGAATTGATTGACGCGATTCTGGCAGAAGAAGGGGATACCGGGGCGAATTCAGACCGTCCGCTGCAGCAGGAGAAAAAACAGGCAGCAAAGGAACCGGAACAGGGAAAGGATCCGGCGGTGCCGGATTCTGACGGACCGGACACGTCCAAAGCTGCGGACAGAGGCACCCCTCTGCGGCAGGGGCAGGAAACCGCCCAGGAACCGCCGCGGACACAGGGCAGACCAGCAGATGAGGAATCTGAGGGTACCCATACACGCCGCAAACGGGGAGAGTCCAGAACCCGCGGAAAACGTACGGAACCCGCGGAAGAGAACAAAAGCCGCAGAAAGCGTGTGGAAGCAGCGGAGGAGAACAAGAGCCGCGGCAGACGCATGGAAACCACGGAAGAGAATAAGAGCCGCGGGAAGCGTACAGAAGTCACGGAAGAGCACAAAAATCACCGGAAGCGCACAGAAGCGGCGGAAGAGAACAAGAGTCGCGGCAGGCGTACAGAAACCACGGAAGAGAATAAAAACCGCGGCAGGCGCACAGAAACGGCGGAAGAGAACAGGAGCCGCGGAAAACGTACAGAAGCAGCGGAAGAGAACAGGAGCCGCGGAAAGCGTACAGAAGCAGCGGAAGAAAACAAAGGCCGCAGAAAACGTGCGGAAGCAGCGGAAGAGAGTAAAAGCCGCGGCAGGCACACAGAGGCTGCGGAAGAGATGAACAGCCGCGGCAGACATGCGGAAGACCCGGACGAGGGAAAAAACCGCGCAGGACAGACAGAAGTATCCGAAGAGGGAAGAACCCACGTAAGACACACGGAATCTGCCCATACCAGGGACCACAGAGAAAATCAGGGCGAAAGCTCCGGCAGCGGTCAGCCCCGCACGGAATACGCCAGGACAGAAGCAGAATTTGATACCGGCGTCAAGGCCCATGGCATACTGGAAGTGATGGCAGACGGCTATGGATTTATCCGCTGTGAAAATTATCTGCCGGGAGATAATGATGTGTATGTGTCTCCTTCGCTGATTCGGCGGTTTAATTTGAAAACCGGTGATTTTATCACAGGAAATATGCGGCTGCGTTCCCAGGGGGAAAAGTTCGGCGCCCTGCTGTTTGTGTCGGACGTCAATGGCTATACACCCTTTGAAGCTGCAAAACGAACTGCGTTTGAAGATCTGACACCGATTTTTCCCAATGAAAGAATCCGGCTGGAAACCGACGCTTCCGGCATTTCCATGCGAATCATGGATCTGATTGCGCCGGTGGGAAAAGGACAGCGCGGAATGATCGTCTCTCCGCCAAAGGCAGGAAAAACCACCTTGCTGAAAGAAGTGGCCCGGTCGGTGCGGATCAACAATCCGGAGATGCATCTGATCATCCTGCTGATTGACGAGCGTCCGGAGGAAGTTACGGATATCAAGGAAGCCATTGAATCAGAGAATGCGGAAGTTATTTACTCCACATTTGATGAACTGCCGGAACACCACAAACGTGTATCTGAGATGGTGATCGAACGCGCCAAGCGCCTGGTGGAGCATGGGCAGGATGTCATCATTCTGTTAGACAGCATTACCCGGCTGGCACGGGCGTACAACCTGGTGGTTCCTCCCAGCGGACGTACTTTGTCCGGCGGCCTGGATCCGGCGGCGCTTCACATGCCGAAGCGGTTTTTCGGCGCGGCCCGCAATATGCGGGAAGGGGGAAGCCTGACGATTCTCGCCACCGCCCTGGTGGATACCGGCAGCAAAATGGACGATGTGGTATACGAAGAATTCAAGGGAACCGGCAACATGGAGCTGATTCTGGACCGGCATTTATCGGAAAAACGGATCTTTCCGGCCATTGATATCGTCAAATCCGGTACCAGAAGAGAAGATCTGCTGCTGAATCCGGAAGAACAGGAAGCGGTCAATCTGATACGAAAAGGTATCAATGGCATGAAAACAGAGGAATCGGTGGAATCCATCCTCCGTCTCTTTATTCACACCAGGAATAATCATGACTTTGTCAATTATCTGCGGAAAAAAAGAATTTTTCCATAAGAGAAGAACAGAAGACACTTGCAATCACAAAAAAAATGTGATATAGTTTCATGGATTGTCAGATAGATGACAGAAAAACTGATTTATTGTTTCCGACAGGCCATTGGCAGGAAACAAAGAAATTTGGCAGATGCGAGGTGAAAGATACATGCGCGAGGGAATTCATCCTGAATATTATCAGGCAACTGTAACCTGTAACTGTGGCAATACTTTCGTTACCGGTTCTACAAAGAAAGACATCCACGTGGAGATTTGTTCCAAATGCCATCCGTTCTACACCGGACAGCAGAAGGCAGCTCAGGCTCGTGGACGAGTAGATAAGTTCAACAAGAAGTACGGTATGAAATAATTGCCAGAACGAAGGATTCAGAAAGGTTGAGGAATTTTCCTCAACCTTTTACTCGTTAAATGCCGGTTCGCTGCAGGCAGCGCATGATGCGTACAGGAATCCTGCAGACGGGCAGAGACAGGAGAAAAACGATGAAGTACTCCGGTATTGGCGGACAGGCAGTCCTGGAAGGCGTGATGATGCGAAACGGAGACCGCACAGCAGTGGCGGTGCGCAAGCCCAATCAGGAAATTGCCATTGTGAAAAAAACATATCCCGGCCTGACCAATGAGGTAACCCGCCGGATTCCGATTTTGCGGGGAATTCTGAGTTTTGTGGATTCCCTGATTACCGGCATCTCGACGCTGATGGTTTCCGCCGCTTTTTTTGATGAAGCGGAGGAGCCGGCAGAAGGTGCCCCAGAAGGGGAAACAGGCAGCCGTATTGTGGAAACAGAACAGGAGATTTCCGCGAAGGACAAGCGGATGATGGGAATTACCACAGGAATCTCCCTGGTCATTGCGCTGGCGATTTTTGTCGCGGCCCCCTATTATCTTTCCCAGGTTCTGATGCGGGTGATTCCCAGCCAGACGGCGGTGACATTTTTTGAAGGCCTGATCCGCCTGGCTGTTTTCGTGGGGTATATTCTCCTGATTTCCCGAATGCCGGATATTCAGAGGACTTTCATGTACCACGGGGCGGAACACAAGTGCATCAACTGCATCGAACACGGTCTGGATCTTACGGTGGAAAATGTAACCGCCAGCTCGAAAGAGCATA
This genomic window contains:
- a CDS encoding putative manganese-dependent inorganic diphosphatase; the protein is MEEKKVWVVGHKNPDTDSICSAIAYADLKNRIDAKTYVPKRAGEINEETRYVLNTFGVDTPELIQDVGAQVKDIEIRKTPGISAKCSMKNAWEMMKKQNVVTLPVVNSHGRLSGVITTGDVAMSYMDIYDNNILARAKTKYRSIIETLDGTLLVGDAEDFFDEGNVMVGSANPEIMEEFINERDLVIMGNRYEAQLCAIEMNVSCIIITGTPKVSRSIRKLAEEKNVVIIATPYDTYTAARLINQSMPIDYFMKRDGLISFELDEYIDDVREVMSKERHRDFPILDENSRYCGMISRRNLLNMQKKQLILVDHNEKTQAVDGIDEADILEIIDHHRIGSLETLSPVFFRNQPLGCSATIVYKMYRESQVEIPKTIAALLCSAIISDTLMYRSPTCTPEDQKAAEDLAQIAGLDIESHAMAMFQAGSDFRSKSEEEIFYQDFKKFELGDTDFGVGQLSAMTQKELDEVKQRLLPYLNQAMADRKISMVFVMLTNIMEERTDVICAGEGADAVVTEAYHVEKEEDRFRLDGVVSRKKQLIPAFMEVLQGQ
- the rho gene encoding transcription termination factor Rho — protein: MREKYESLSLAALRDLAKSRGMKKISALRKAELIDAILAEEGDTGANSDRPLQQEKKQAAKEPEQGKDPAVPDSDGPDTSKAADRGTPLRQGQETAQEPPRTQGRPADEESEGTHTRRKRGESRTRGKRTEPAEENKSRRKRVEAAEENKSRGRRMETTEENKSRGKRTEVTEEHKNHRKRTEAAEENKSRGRRTETTEENKNRGRRTETAEENRSRGKRTEAAEENRSRGKRTEAAEENKGRRKRAEAAEESKSRGRHTEAAEEMNSRGRHAEDPDEGKNRAGQTEVSEEGRTHVRHTESAHTRDHRENQGESSGSGQPRTEYARTEAEFDTGVKAHGILEVMADGYGFIRCENYLPGDNDVYVSPSLIRRFNLKTGDFITGNMRLRSQGEKFGALLFVSDVNGYTPFEAAKRTAFEDLTPIFPNERIRLETDASGISMRIMDLIAPVGKGQRGMIVSPPKAGKTTLLKEVARSVRINNPEMHLIILLIDERPEEVTDIKEAIESENAEVIYSTFDELPEHHKRVSEMVIERAKRLVEHGQDVIILLDSITRLARAYNLVVPPSGRTLSGGLDPAALHMPKRFFGAARNMREGGSLTILATALVDTGSKMDDVVYEEFKGTGNMELILDRHLSEKRIFPAIDIVKSGTRREDLLLNPEEQEAVNLIRKGINGMKTEESVESILRLFIHTRNNHDFVNYLRKKRIFP
- a CDS encoding flavin reductase family protein, producing the protein MSRQYWKPGNMLYPLPAVMVSCKDRENRPNIITVAWTGTVCTDPPMVYISLRKSRYSYELIKDSGEFVINLVTYDLARAADYCGVRSGRDVDKFEQMHLHLSPSKTIDTCGIAESPVCIECRVRQILPLGTHDMFLAEVTAVGINEEYLDETGRFQLNDAGLIAYSHGEYYRLGEYIGKFGYSVAKRPSKHTGRKKSAQAARKKNAKSGIRPARKKRN
- a CDS encoding DUF1385 domain-containing protein, which translates into the protein MKYSGIGGQAVLEGVMMRNGDRTAVAVRKPNQEIAIVKKTYPGLTNEVTRRIPILRGILSFVDSLITGISTLMVSAAFFDEAEEPAEGAPEGETGSRIVETEQEISAKDKRMMGITTGISLVIALAIFVAAPYYLSQVLMRVIPSQTAVTFFEGLIRLAVFVGYILLISRMPDIQRTFMYHGAEHKCINCIEHGLDLTVENVTASSKEHKRCGTSFLMFVVIISIVVFLFIRVDSHVLRIVFRLLLVPVIAGISYEILRAAGRREGPMLNLVSKPGLWMQGLTTKEPDQSMIEVGIASVEAVFDWKPYVEEVRKEEGLRKEQNRKALL
- the rpmE gene encoding 50S ribosomal protein L31, yielding MREGIHPEYYQATVTCNCGNTFVTGSTKKDIHVEICSKCHPFYTGQQKAAQARGRVDKFNKKYGMK
- a CDS encoding DUF4364 family protein, translating into MADLKTLYRLIILYMLANTKLPLSNTQITGFMLDQEYTNYFIIQKSFSDLEAADLISSEPTYSNTFYQITEEGRYTLELFQDKISDSIKHDVHEFLSANDSEIHREAEASADYYSVEGGRYEVRCRIRSGSRSILDLTLEVSTKEQAAAISRNWSSGYIDAYTGLMDLLLK